atccccagtctttagctcgttcacatatcgtttttgggcattcctgcccatacctgcgagatgaggcccactcgagatggttatcacgtcttctccatcaatttgagggggcctatcttcttccctggctcgggaattgttgttttgtgcaggTTGTGGCGCAGCTTCCCTCTGGCTTGTGGACGcctgattagtattctggttttgacatactgtctgaaataacctctcgagatcaatccttcgatctcgtctttcaacagtcggcactcatcagtagtgtgcccggtGTCTCGGTGAAaacgacaatacttgctggagtccctcttggacttctgatttctcatggggtttggacgcctgaaaggggtctggttttcattagccaggtatatattctcccgagactcgttgagctcggtgtacactttgtacacggagaaatatctttcccccttcggcctcggggctactcccttcgttcttctttcttttggaagggttttccgcagtaggctttgaggctggtgggtccggcgaggttgaggcagagtttacgtttatcgttgtagttacgggctgagaggtcatattcagtgtcgacctcgcctcctctacattggcaaacctctgagctcgcttattaaactcggttaaggaccataccggttttctctgcatatcgtcccagagaggacttcctggcattacctCAGCTTGGatagccattagatgaccgctgtcatccacatttcgagcccgggaaacttccaagttaaacctcgtaaggtaacttttcaatgtctcgcctagctgctgccgaacgttagtcagagttgatgccttaggtctaacccccatcatggctatgaactgcttcttgaaatcctttgacagctgatcccaagaagtgattgaatgtcttttatatttctcgaaccagcttttggctggtcccgtaagcgatgctggaaataacatgcatctgagatcgtaacccacgttacttgctctcattatggtattgaatgtactcagatggctgtatgGGTCAGAATtcccctcaaaagttgggacatgagggatccgaaacccctgaggaaacgaagtgttggaaatatggggagcgaacggttcgagctcctcgtcagaatcctcatTCTGACTACGACCTTGCTCATTTTGCAAAAGTCTGAAGGCCTTTttcaactgatcaattctttattggactgggtccgcgaggggtcttgcctgaaattggctatcattgatcaaaattccaggctcgcgcctttgcaagggatctttacgcccatttaggcgatctcttagGTCCGGGTTTGACGAGTTAACATTAACtcgattctgattcaagtgttctcgCAGGTCGAAGCGGTTCCTGTGgttcccagtattctttcgacctcgatcatacatactgactgatttAGTATCTCCTGAGTCGTCACTGGTAAGACTCttcgcatgattatttcgagatgggtctctctcatgctgcctcgtctctgcagtgcgagaccgggacatttgacttcttgtagaTTGGGCGCATCTccgctccctgaaggcttctctgCTGCCTTGCCTCCTTCCCGCACGTCTTTCTTCATCATCtcaaactggttgagcattcctgtgaGGTGGTGAAGGGTAtattataggcgatggagggaatcgtatgggtgacagtggctgccacccatttcgaggcctagacgGTTCAAAGTTCGCCTGAGACGGGTCGGTgacattctgcgtgttaccagggatttgagtTTGAGCCTttgtaggagctcggttattcccagttcccgctggtacctccgcagttgagttaaccggagccctagctcgggtgcttcttcggggtctcgagggagcggattgctctgctggtgccggaggttgctctgatctccttgtggcagcatttttttgaGGACGTCCACGAGGCATGCGGgaaggaacatgcacgtccctcggaggaggggcttggttctcacgcggaggtgggggctgagccgcctgagcCTCTACGGCTATCCTAGCAAACTCCTTATTCTGCTTATTGGCTTCAGCCAATTGTTTTTTcagctgtcggttttcaagttccacaatggggacgtaccgttcaggattgtagtacatatcctcatcccttgaggctagaggtgctggaggtccccgagaatcggaggacttgCTTCTCTCTTCAGTATctgggtttaccattggctgcttcctagggcgtcttggatagttttcttcagggaTGTTTTGATCATTTGCGACCATAACTGTTCGGGGAtcgtactgcttaaggctctcaatgaaagcaccaaactgttgacgccacttttcgtcaacttaaaatgtagagcacgtaaacaataaagaattatggccagaatgaaataataaaacaatgagagttttttacgtggttcagcagttaactctgcctagtccaagagtctttgttattagaacttaggaaatttctagaaatccttcagggatgaattctccaaagtttctctcaagatcacaaaattcgatcctttacaaaggtacatgactccTCTATTTATTgaggagatctcagaatactatcccacacgttttgggaagttattctgtatattaataaatttaatggctttaaagcctgtaactcctatatacaagaaaacgtcccctgaagaccaggggacgtgtAACCGACtagtaaatatccctttattgtagggaagttacaacaataaatgtagactgcgccTCTTCAAGTGACCTATTAAGTTGTTTAAGATCAGCAATTAGCATCATCAACATCATGCCAGTCTAGGCCTCTGAGTAACTTACGAGTTATATTATTTTCCCCCAGATCGGCTCGGAGTTAGGAAAATATCACCGAGACCGCcttgtttcgagctcacacttacGTCAAGCTCAGACttcttgatccgaggtcacccgaAAATGGACGCCTTCCGATgctctgtctttcgagcttataaggacttcgaggttacctatcttcgaggttgccaccaactatgaagattcggcgcctaggttgcgaacatgtattttagatattgcgagctcacacctgacgaatccagctttcgagatcacaactctcaaggctcgaaatctgggtgtaacattatggaattaaaatggagatttgagagttacttagGATGTTCGAATctttcaaattggaaaaaactgaaaagtggttttggctgtcagcctcactggccgcagcCAAGAGTATCAGTGGTCGcgaccactggcctctgtcccccaggccggcTAGGGAtaatcagtggccgcgaccataAACAATTTTCAGCatccaaattttcagtttttccaaaatGTCTCAAACCTTTCCCACGTGATTTTataacctccatacacctaatgacaattaagaacatgtctccaacaaccatatttcataaagGCTAtgtgaaatccaaactcaaatgtgtaacatacaatttacacattattgagtaatatttgggagttacaaatttgtaactaattttgtaactccaaaatatgtcacatttgggcacacacatgtgtcaaatttgtgactctcaataatatgttacaaggtgtgacaaatcacattttatcacattatttaatctaacattatattatttaaaataatataacacatatcaGCTAAGAGAGGCTTAAAGAGAGAATCAAATCTGATTGAGGTGGATTACTGGTTTAGTGGAGAATCGACTAAAGAATGAATGAGAGTAGGTGATGGTgggtttgtgttttttttttaaatattgtttTAATTCAGATGTTTTTTAGTTAAAATCATTttaaatctttatttatttttaagtttaatttttattttaaaatcaattaaaattaattttttaaaatattaacgAGCTGAACCAATCAAGAAGTGATACGTGTTGGTCCAGTCAGCACGTAACAAAGTGTAAGAGACAGAGACTTTGAGTACTTTACTtgctaaaaaaaataattggtCTATGTCAGTTATAAACCCCAAACATTGGGCACTCTTGCCGCAAATATCTcattaaaatattagaataattTTTCCACTAGTCCAATGCACAATTTTTTTTTNNNNNNNNNNNNNNNNNNNNNNNNNNNNNNNNNNNNNNNNNNNNNNNNNNNNNNNNNNNNNNNNNNNNNNNNNNNNNNNNNNNNNNNNNNNNNNNNNNNNNNNNNNNNNNNNNNNNNNNNNNNNNNNNNNNNNNNNNNNNNNNNNNNNNNNNNNNNNNNNNNNNNNNNNNNNNNNNNNNNNNNNNNNNNNNNNNNNNNNNAatcaaacttaatattatattaaacatataatatataatcatttgttgtcactgtcaaattcaaaaaatagaacaaacataaacttaaacaaaaataaataaataaattaattaaaataagatattttaaagatattttatgataatttaaataattaaatcatatttatttaaaaataataaatgcatgcatattatttttttatcttataaatttgtgtgataatttgtttttatcaagtgattgaagctttttctcttcatcaaattttgcgagatatattagaatctaaaaatagttgatgcatatatactattgtctacactatgactttttctatttttattttatttctattatcaatttctttttaaatattattatattttatatatatgtcatgtaatcatatgaatatatatctatgtcaacgttaTGTTTAGATGTGATTTATGTaaagattattaatataaatatttatatataatatagaactataattcattcgatataaaaatatatatttttaaaaagatagtgaactagtttttattaaaattatatacaatgtttacaactttaaaactaagtaaacgtgtattgcacgttgcttttacctagtattattataacaatgatattttataacgtttgaatttaaatttatattaacataattattaaatatagagtcttatattaaatattattataatgattatattttataatatttgaatttatattaatataattaataagtatatatttttaattaattttatagatatattctattaaatatttaaaatattaagttaaagttagtaaaaaaaaatatttaaaatgaagAATTTGCATTATTTATACACTTTTTTATATAGAAGTGATATTGTACttatgtaaaaaatatatataaatttaagaaAAGATTCCCAAAGGAAAACTATCCTCTAggatttaataaataaaacaGCATATTAATAAAGAAATACATTGCCATATTATACTTCATATTTCATATCTTGTTCAtttgtcaaaaaaataaaaataaagaaatacatTACCCCCGGTTTGGACTTAGGAAAGTAGGAGACGCCCCACGTTGTGCATCTTTTCAGACGAGTAGCTCAAATTGGAGCCAGATCTCGAGCATTTCGAATCTTGCCATGGCGTCTCCACCTGATTCCTCTGCCCAGTGAGTTCATCTAGCTTTTTACGAATTTCAAtgttttttaattgtttgttgTTCTTGTGCCTGACCCTTATTATCTTATAAGAGAGGCTGCTGTAAGGAAGCAAAAGAAGGGACCCCCAATTAAGTTCTTGGTCCCTCTTATATATGCCCCTGTTCTTCCTCTAAGTGAGTTTCAGATTTTTCTCAATTAGATGGATAAAATTATTTACTGCGTGATTCTattaatttttattgtatttcGTAACTGGGTTTTGTCCCGTGAAAATGTTTTGGCTCCTGGGTAATTTTCAGTTCGGCTCTCTCTGCGAAGGAATCCTGTATTAAGGGATCGTTTGTTCACTGCTGTTTTGGCTGGTGCATTTGCTCATGGCTTTTATTTGGTGTATCCTTTTCTGCCTCGTGATTATGATGTGAAAACTATTTTTACTATTCGTGTGATCTCTCAAGTGTAGTCTTATGGTAATAGCATCGTTTTCGTTGAAACTTAAGAGGTAATGTATGTGGGTTATTCATGCTTGCAATTGTGGAAAAAATATTGGTTAGTATGTATAATTACATTGAGTTTTCTATCATTTGTCCCCTATTTCTGACTTGGTGAATATGCTGATCCCATTTCTAGGAGTTTTGTACATAACAACAACTTCTATCATgtcaattaagaaaaaaaaattaaacgaaTGAAAAAAAGACTCAATTACTGATTTTTTCTTTAATGTACATTTGACTGTGGTAGAGCTATGGCTTAtgtctcttttttcttttcttacttATCACAGATGTATTCCATAAGAGAGAAATGAGGTTGGGTTTTGATTTCCTTGTATTGAGAATTTGTTTTTTTA
This genomic interval from Humulus lupulus chromosome 8, drHumLupu1.1, whole genome shotgun sequence contains the following:
- the LOC133796960 gene encoding uncharacterized protein LOC133796960, with product MASPPDSSAQEAAVRKQKKGPPIKFLVPLIYAPVLPLIRLSLRRNPVLRDRLFTAVLAGAFAHGFYLVTDIYDIESK